One genomic segment of Methylocystis sp. SC2 includes these proteins:
- a CDS encoding MbtH family protein produces the protein MNDAQPNPFDDENLTFLVLVNSQGQHSLWPTFAPQPAGWRRLFGPSDRNDCVKFVDEHWTDMRPQSLRDASRRR, from the coding sequence GTGAATGACGCGCAGCCAAACCCATTCGACGACGAAAACCTTACGTTTCTCGTTCTGGTCAATTCCCAGGGCCAACACAGTCTCTGGCCGACATTCGCCCCGCAGCCTGCAGGCTGGCGGCGGCTCTTCGGTCCGAGCGATCGGAACGACTGCGTAAAATTCGTCGATGAGCATTGGACCGACATGCGCCCGCAATCTCTTCGTGACGCTTCCCGTCGGCGCTAA